The DNA region TATATAATGAAAAATATTGATAGAGAAGTTTATCTTGGTTCAATGCATTATTCAGAAGATGTAGGAAACTCTGATAGGGTTAATAAATCTCCCTATGAGTGTAAAAATACCTTAGAAGAGATAAAGGTAATAAAAAATAAATTGGCTAATATTGCATTTTAAAAATAAAATGATAAAAGGAGATAATAAAAATGTGTGAATCTACAGCCTATTTAATAACTCCTGAAGGAGAGTATAAGTTGATGGATTATGTAGTTAATGTATTTCCAGAAGCTGATGGTAAATTGTGTTTATACGATTTGTTAGGAGAAAAAAAGGTGATTGAAGGCCTGCTAAAAGAAATAAGGCTTTTAGATCATAAGATTATTATAGAACAGAAATAAGTTTTTAATTGAGAGGACAAGTTTATGAATAATAACATAGATACGAACAAACATACTCATCATCATTTTGATCATGATAATACTGATAATAACAATCTAAATAAAGATGAAAAAACTCTAAAAATTTTACTTGATCATTGGGTTGAACACAATAAATCTCATGAAGATAATTTTAATGAATGGGTAGAAAAGTGTAAGCTTATGAATAAAGAAGAAACTGCTAAATATATAGTTGAAGCTATTGAATTTATGGAGAAAGCTAATGAAAAGCTCATAGAGGCTAAAAAGCATATATAATTATATTTAATGGATATGATGAGAATTTGAAAAAAAGATTAGAGAGACTTATGAAATCATATTTTGTAATAAGTAGGACTGTTTTAAAATGTGTTAATATGCGTTTTAAAATAGTCTTATTTTTTATTTTGTTCAGCGCATCTACCTAATGTGAATAAAAAATTATAGAGGTTTGCATGTCTAAGCTCATCAGTTACAATATATTTTATGAAATAATAATCAAAAATGTCAGTAGTTCTTTGGTTTTAAAGTAAATTTGAATTGTATATACTATAATTCAATGATAGAATTATACAGTGAATTTATATTTATTGGAGGTAGAATATATGGTTTTTAATATTGATATGAAGACTATTTTGATTCCTGTTGTTTTAGGAAATATTTTCATCATCATCTATATTATGGCATATAGATTTGATCATAAAATGGATAAATCTATAAATATGTTTGCAACCTCAAAAGTTCTTGAGCTAATTGCATGGAGT from Clostridium pasteurianum BC1 includes:
- a CDS encoding CooT family nickel-binding protein, whose protein sequence is MCESTAYLITPEGEYKLMDYVVNVFPEADGKLCLYDLLGEKKVIEGLLKEIRLLDHKIIIEQK